GAAGATTCAAGGGGCTGGAATAGGTCCCATCAACCCCACAACTAGGGCTTTCCTTCCCCTGAAGGGAAGGACAGGGGAACAAAGAAGGGTTATGGTTTCCAGAACAGAGGTGTATAGCCCCCCAAAACAGCTCCTATAAGTCTCATAATATCTAACAAACGAGGGCCCAAAACATGTACTGCCCTGCTCATTTCTTTCTCCGGACAATGGTCCAACCGTCTTCAACTATATCCTCTTCCTTAATAGTCTGGGTGTCTGGATCAGAGGGTTGAGGCTGTGGGAAGACCTCATCAGTTATGGCCCCATCATTAGTAGCTGTCACCTGGaaggaaaatagaagagaaaccTCTAAGTACATTACCCAGGCTCTGCTCCCAAGTTTTCCATGACTGTGAGCTATCCTTGAAAATACCACCAACACCTACAACCGTCATCACTTCCCTGTGAATCTagctagaaaattaaaaacatttaggaACACCACTCCTCAACCGCCCCAAAACAGGCACCTCTTTTACCTCCATTTCTTCCACGCTGTCCACATCATCTTCAGCCACATCAGTTTCTTTGGCTGTCATAAGTGGGGTAGCCGTGACTTTGCACTTTTTTTGGTTGATCTGAGAGGTCATAACCTGAAGAGCAGCCCCATCACCCTTCTGGAAGTGGTGGAACATGGTCTGTAGCTGCTGGCTCACCTACCAAGGAAATTGCCAAccactttagatttttttcagacaATCTACCATAAAACCAGTCTATTTACAGCAGAATAGAGAAGGGGGTTTGGAATTTTCAGGGCTCTTTTCTCCCTAAGAAGTTCATCCAagcagctgggcacagtggtggaTGCATATAAATGAGAGacctcagaggcaggagaattttgtgtttgaggtcagcctggcttcATAGTaaaacactgtcaataaaacaacaGCTAGAAGTActgacacatctttaatcccagcactaagtaGGCAAAAGCAGgagatcaagaccagcctggtctacatgtcaagttctaggacagctggggctgcatagtaagaccgtgtctcaaaaataaataaagcaacaacaaagTTCGTTGAAGCAACCACCAATCAAGGGCTGGGGTGAGGGTGTGAAGCCTTGAATGAGGGCCTcctagaagagaaggaaggtatTAGAATTGACaaagtaggggctggtgagatggctcagtgggtaagaggacccgaaggtccggagttcaaatcccagcaaccacatggtggctcataaccatccgtaacaagatctgacgccctcttctggagtgtctgaagacagctacagtgtacttacatatagtaaataaataaatcttttaaaaaaagaattgacaaagTGACATACaagctataatcccagtacttagggcGAGGTACGCTGACTGCTATGAATTTGAGGTTGGCTGGGCTACACCGTACATTTCAGGCAGCCCATGTTagtaaaacactgtctcaaaaaaagaaagggacCCGAGATGTAAAATGAAAGATGATCTCATCAGGGTAAGCAGTGTTAATCAAAATAGGGATGGAATTTGCTCCAACCCAGCTTGTGGGGCGTGGGGAAAATACTGGTTAAGAATGatctaaagagagaaataaaggtaATGTTTGAAAATGCAATAGGGAATGTCTATGCCTCAAGAAAAGAATGATCACAAGAACTCTGTCCCTAACAGACAGTAGGGAGAAAGAGCAGGCAGCTGTCTCTATAAGCTCACCTGGGGCAGACTCCCATCTTCCACAACTGTATCAAACTCAGTGGTCATCAGCTCCCCAAGAAAATCTTCTATCTCTTCCATCTCCAAGTCAGCTAAATAGGAAAGGACAGAACCCTTTAACCAAAGGGCAACTTCATCAGCCCTGACCATTCTTCAATACCCCTGTCTCTATATCTGGTTTACACTGGTAAAGGTCCAGTGATCCCTTGTTCACTGAAACACCCTCTTTTACTTGTCTATTCCAACCAACCTCAGCTAGAGGAGACCTTGAGCGAGCTGCTCCTCTCAGCCTTCAGGAGGGTCTGTTGAGAGGACTCCTTTACACAGTGCTTGGCACAAGGGAGACGAAATCCCTAAAATTAATATGCATCACTTCACAGCTGAAGTATTGAAATGTGGAGACCCTTCTCAACTGTGGCTCCACTAATACAGGAGTCCAGAGACTCAAGGGCAATGGGTAAGAAGAAATGGACACGGGACTTTATTGctttttggtgctggggatcaaccCCTGGGTCAAACACATGCTGGGCAAACAACTACTGAGCTATACCCTCAGCTGGATGCACtactttcaaaaaagaaatctaaCCTCAATACTGCCTTCAGACTTTGGAGCTCAGTTATCTTCTGGGCCAATGGTCTATATTTCCTAAATGAAAGActagttttcttttcctagacATAGCCTTCTCCCAGACGTAGCTCTTCCACACTTCTACTTTTACCTACCATTCAAATCTTACAGCCTTAAAATTTGTCTTCCACTCAGGCTAATTATGTGTCCAGATGTTAAACAGGTGCTTTAAGTCCCCATATCCAAAGCCAGGTTTATTATCCTGCCTTCCAAACCAGCATCTCATCCTCCAAGGTTCCTCTATCCATTGAAAGGCTTCTAATCTACCCTGCCACTCATCATAAATCTCTTTTCCAAACCCCCTCTATGGatactttcttttctgtgacCATTGCCATTGTCCTATGTTAGACCTTATTTTCTCTACCAACTACTTTCTGAATTTTCTAGCTAGCAAACACTATTACTTACCTTAGAACTTGCTCATGAATTTTATCACCTATCGTGAAGCTTGCCTTTAGGAAATATTTTGCTGAGTttcaagggttttgtttttataataggtatgtagcccaggctagcatcaaactTACTGTATAGTACAGGGTTAGCCTGGAATTCCTCCTGGTAATTGATTATcgtcctgccttcacctcccagtGCAAAGACTACAGGCATGAATCACTATGCCTGGTTAATGTGgctctagggattgaacccagggcctcttatGTTAGATTAGTACTCTACCAATTGTGTTACATTCCCAGCTCAATTTTGCTGAGTTTTACGGGAGGATCTCTATAAAAAGCTAATGGAAAACAGAGTCAGGactggtagcacacacctatataACCCTGCACTCAGGAAAATGAGGCATGAGGAACATAAATTCCACGGCAGCCTGAGCTATAGGAGATACTGTCTccaattactactactactaggaATAAAATAGCAGCTGGAGGAAAAAAAGCTTCCATAATTTGACTAGAGAAACTTTTTCTTCATTGAATATCTAACGAGACAAGTCTTTTATAGCTTGAATTTTACAGACACTGACCTTCTATCTCTATAAGCAAAGTCACAGAAGGCCTTCTATCTCTTACCCTTTAGTCAGGGTGTCTCtgtacacacgtgtacacacacacacacacacacacacacacacaccattctctaCCACTCTTCCATCCCCTTAATAAAATGCACTTAATTCCTTTGAGTACGTGCTTTATCATCTCTATCTAGTTTCCCCCTTTTCATTCCTTAGGCCTCACCCTAATCGCTACTCTCAAGAAGGCTTCTTActgacagtggtggcgcacacacctttaatcccagcactaggagacagagacaggtagatctctgagtctgagtccagcctggtcaacagaagAGTTCTAGAATAGTCagtgctacagagagaaaccctgtctcaaaaaaacaaaaacaaaaaacaaaaaacaaaaaaaaaaaacaaatcaaaattctCCTCAGGCTCAGTTAACTGAAGAATTCTGAGCTCCTCTTTCTCATAACACATAACACCCAGTATTTTAACTATTCATTTACTTACCTGAACTCACTCACTAGATTGTAAATGTCGAGCTGTGAATCTGCCTAATACCATCCTCAAAACTAGgatattgggggctggagagatggctcagtggttaagagcacNNNNNNNNNNNNNNNNNNNNNNNNNNNNNNNNNNNNNNNNNNNNNNNNNNNNNNNNNNNNNNNNNNNNNNNNNNNNNNNNNNNNNNNNNNNNNNNNNNNNNNNNNNNNNNNNNNNNNNNNNNNNNctcagtaggtaagagcacctgactgctcttccgaaggtccagagttcaaatcccagcaaccacatggtggctcacaaccatctgtaacaagatctgacttcctcttctggagtgtctgaagacagctacagtgtacttaaatataataaataaataatctttaaaaaaacacagcATGCAATACTCCTACTAAGTCTTCTTGTTCTTTTATACCCCACAAAGACAAAATGGAAGTGTAGAACTTTTCTGTAGAAGCAGCAGCATGTGGTTACTGAGCACAAGCACTTAGAATGTGGCTGGTCACAATTGAGACAtactaagacttttaaaattccaGATTGTGAAATTCAATACTAAAATGCTTAATTCTTAGGGTatactaaaatattttggaataggatttttgatgtatttatttcatgtgtatgttgtTTTGCTTGCCAGTGCactatgtgtgtacctggtgcccagataagaaaggacagaagatggtatcagatcccctggaactggagtcatagataACTAACTTTGAgacaccatgtaggtgctgggaacggaaccaaCCGAGGTCCGctgcaagaacaaatgctcttaactactgagccatccttccagccctgtgttaattatttgttaaatacatgtatatgaatgcacatgtgtacagatgaGGAACactttggatcctctggagctggagttacaggtggttgtgagctgggaatccaactcaggaagagcaggaggCACTTTTAACAGCTgaacatttctccagccccttctcttaTCATAAGGACAATTTGGAGGCATGGAGCTTGAAACTCTGAGCAATTCCCCTGTCTCGGTCTCCCTGGTGCTAAAATTACAAACATGGCCCATATGCTAGGCCTTGGATATGAATCTAATAACACTATAATATTTGCTTCTTTCATTCATGTATCCATTTGTGGTAGTATGGGTAGTGTAGAGCCTCACATGTATGTAGTAAGCAAGCACTTCCACGGAGCTAGATCTCCaagtctttatatatatattttttattatgagaCAAGGTCGTGGTGAATTTGAACTTGAGGTCTTTTTGCCTCAGGAATATGAGAGGAATGCCACAGGGCCTGGCTGCCTTTTATTTACCAGAGgtactgctttttgttttggtggCGCCAGGGTTGGAGCCCAGGGACATGAGCAGACTAGGAAAGTGATCTACCACTGGGTTACACTCCTCAaccaacaattttaaaattatatttacttgtgTAGGGAGAGTCGGCGGACACCTTAAgtgtgtcagttctctccttccatgttgtCCCAGCTATCAAATTCGGACTGTTATGCTTGTTGGCCTTTGTCCATGGAgctgtcccccccccaaaaaaaatccagcaaTTTTAAGTTACAAGATATGACTCAAATAGTTCTTTTTCATCGGATCTTTCCATAACCATTTTAGAAAGTAGGAAAATGACTCTCTGGAAGGCAAAATGTGTTCTCAAGCATAATAGCATTTGAGTGTCACTGCCTCTAAATCACTCTAAAGATACAATTCTGATCCCAAAGTCACGATTCATTCATTAAACGAGGACTCTCTAGGTCGAGGCTCCGCCACACCACACTGCGACAGACAGCAACATCTCACATTCACTCACCATTGGCGATGAAGTAATCCTCCACTGCACCCCCTAGCCACTCGGCCTTCTCCTGGCTGTGCACGCCCCCGAAGCCATTCTCCACAGCGATCTGTGAACACAGGCCCAAGCCAACCATGACAGCATGGAAACCAGAACGGCGTGGCCTGCCCTGGCCTGGGAGTCTACCGCTTACACCGCCCAGCCATGGCTCTGGCGCCTCGCCTGGCCAACTTCTATTTTGTCTCAGCCCTAATCGTGACCCCCGCCAAGACCTCACTTACCTGTAAAGCAGGCCAAGCCTCCAGCGCAGCGCGGACCGCAGCTCCGAAGAGCACCCGCACGTCTTCCGCGGCGCCCGCCATCATCCGTTTAGATCACGTGGCTCCCAGGCAGCCCAATCGCTAGGGCGACCTCACCAGGCAAAAGGAGCCAAAAGCCGATTCTCAGGAACAGTTTAGTTTTCTGCCGATCTGGCTGGCAGCAAGACCAGAACAGTGGGAAATGCTGTCAGTGGTAGATGCTACCACTTACCACAGTAAATCCTAATAATTAAAGGAGAACCTGGAGCAGAGAACTGAGGAAGCATAgctgaaataaagaagaaaggagaaaagaacagcGGGGGCGAGAGAACCTACATTTGTgaggctcagcagataaaggcaatTGCCTGCAAGCCTGAAGAACTGAGttcagcctttaatcccagcacttgggaggcagagacaaacggatttctgagttcgaggccagcctggtctacagagtgagttccaggacagccagagcccagagctacacagagaaaccctgtcttgaaaaacaaaaaaacaaacaaacaaaaaaaaaaaaccaaaaaaaccccaaaaaacaaaaaacaaacaaacaaacaaacaaaaaccaacaacaacaaaaaagagaactgagttcagtccctgagcACTACAGGATGGAACTAGAGAACTGATTTCTGCAATTTCCCCTCACCTCCACATGTGTTACAGCATTTACAggcacatgcacttacacacacaataaataaatgtaattttaattttttaaaaaaatatttattttatatatgtgagtaacactgtcttcagagacaccagaagagggcatcagatccaattgcagatggttttgagccaccatgtggtttctgggaattgtttcagctcaggacctctaggaagagcagtcagtgctcttaaccgctgagccatctctccagccccaacaattCACTCTTGAgtcaaatatgagtgaccatgtCCAGGATTCAGGTTGTccagaaagatattttcttttgtggaaGTGGTCAAATGACATTTTAGtaattacagaacaaagaaagtcctAAATCAAAGCTTTTACTAAATCTATTGATAGAGACTACAGGTAGTGGGATGAGGAAATTTCTGCTTAGGTTTCAGATactatctgatgacattcttagcgtTTGGATTCATAGATGCTCACTGCTAGGTCTGTATTTGAAAGGTTTTGATAATCACGAGATTTTAGTTCACATTCAAGGGAAGATAAGGAATTGTTTTCAGTGGGATAAAAAGTAGCTCAAGGTCATTTGTCTCTCACCTGAAACATTTTTACTCACCCCAACCACAAAGTTTGGTCATTTGGTCCTATAGAACCTTCCATACAGATGTACCTGTTCTTTTCTCTAGGAACTTCAGTTTCCACTGTGTAGCCATGTCTGGTATTGGACTCTTACTACACTCTCCTCAATTCTAGGACTAGTCACGTACCACCACACTTAGCACAGAATATAGATTTCTCTGAAGTTCACAAGAACATTCTCCAAGACACACCATGTAGTATTCCACACAACAGAGTTTAGTAGGTTTTAAAGGACTAAGGGTTGATCATGTTTCTATCTACCTTGCCAACATACTGGGGTCCTGGAGTTTTATCTCCAGaccacaaaagaagaaaaaacatgaaaGACTGCAAAGCAAAATTAGAAATTAGTAAGAGAAGGAAACATGTGAAATCTATAAATTTGTGTAAGCTTATGGACTCTATTTTGTGGAAATAGGTCAAaggacaaaactggaaaacactatgaaatgaatcttaaaaatatagCATATCAAAAATTTATATGTTGCAGTTGAAGTATTTAGGGGACACATTTTTAACTTGCAACAAAAATGTTTGAGCTGTAAATACTTAGAAAGGGCCCATGGTGAAGGTACAGCTCACCACTGCCCTCAGCAACCTGGGGAGTTTTGTCTTCCTTCAGGTAAAGCCAGGCCCTTGATTACACTGCAGGAAAGAGTTTCAGGATGAGCCAACATTGTGGTATGATCATCCAGTGTTATCTGATTGTTATGATCATTATGATATATGATAAGCAAAGTTAATGAGATTTAATTACAAGCGTTTAGAGAACACATTAAGCTCTATAAGCATTTAGAGAAAGGAACACTTAGGAAAGGAAGCatttgttctgctaaaggaacaggcagcaataaaatgacatctaa
This window of the Mus pahari chromosome X, PAHARI_EIJ_v1.1, whole genome shotgun sequence genome carries:
- the Tsr2 gene encoding pre-rRNA-processing protein TSR2 homolog encodes the protein MMAGAAEDVRVLFGAAVRAALEAWPALQIAVENGFGGVHSQEKAEWLGGAVEDYFIANADLEMEEIEDFLGELMTTEFDTVVEDGSLPQVSQQLQTMFHHFQKGDGAALQVMTSQINQKKCKVTATPLMTAKETDVAEDDVDSVEEMEVTATNDGAITDEVFPQPQPSDPDTQTIKEEDIVEDGWTIVRRKK